From one Flavobacterium sp. N502536 genomic stretch:
- a CDS encoding 2TM domain-containing protein — MRRYRRDRYNDYRDEFSTDESYNLAYRKVKRIKGFYSHLKVYLIVNVIIVVSNVNRDYFGHSAYENGLLDWRTYSTAICWGIALVIHALTVFGPDLFFSSEWEQKKIQKYMERDAQNNNTKWQ, encoded by the coding sequence ATGAGACGATATAGAAGAGACAGGTACAACGATTACAGAGATGAATTTAGTACAGACGAAAGCTATAATTTAGCATACCGAAAAGTGAAAAGGATTAAAGGCTTTTACTCACACTTAAAAGTTTATTTAATTGTTAATGTCATCATTGTGGTTTCTAATGTAAACAGAGACTACTTTGGGCATAGTGCTTATGAAAACGGATTATTGGATTGGCGAACCTATTCGACCGCAATATGTTGGGGAATAGCTTTAGTGATTCATGCATTGACAGTGTTTGGGCCTGACCTTTTTTTCAGCAGCGAATGGGAGCAGAAAAAGATCCAAAAATATATGGAAAGAGATGCCCAAAACAACAATACAAAATGGCAATAA
- a CDS encoding 2TM domain-containing protein: MEVNLNEEDKYYLAKKRVEEIKGFYGNLTAFVGVNLVLIFVNLYTSPGYLWFYWPLMWWGVGVVFHGLKVFKVFPVLGKDWEERKIKELMEKERETKSKWK; encoded by the coding sequence ATGGAAGTAAATTTGAATGAAGAGGATAAATATTATCTCGCCAAAAAGAGAGTTGAGGAAATCAAAGGTTTTTACGGTAATTTAACGGCATTTGTAGGTGTAAATCTTGTCCTGATTTTTGTCAATTTATATACATCACCGGGGTATTTATGGTTTTATTGGCCGCTAATGTGGTGGGGAGTTGGAGTCGTTTTTCACGGACTGAAAGTTTTTAAAGTATTTCCGGTTCTTGGAAAAGACTGGGAAGAACGAAAAATCAAAGAACTGATGGAGAAGGAAAGGGAGACTAAAAGTAAATGGAAATAA
- a CDS encoding 2TM domain-containing protein — MGQFRRQMYEDYAQEFSTDESFNLAYKKVKRIKGFYSHLRVYIMVNIIIIISSLNKPYMVDHFVIRGFRDWEIYSTAFFWGIALAIHAFSVFGPDLFFNKDWEQKKIRKYMEKETQNKNKWK, encoded by the coding sequence ATGGGACAATTTAGAAGACAGATGTACGAAGATTACGCACAAGAATTTAGTACAGACGAAAGTTTCAATTTGGCATATAAAAAAGTAAAAAGAATTAAAGGATTTTATTCGCATTTAAGAGTTTATATAATGGTGAACATTATCATCATTATTTCAAGTCTGAATAAACCTTATATGGTCGATCACTTTGTAATAAGAGGGTTTAGAGATTGGGAAATCTATTCGACTGCATTTTTCTGGGGAATTGCTTTAGCGATTCATGCCTTTTCGGTTTTCGGACCAGATCTCTTTTTCAATAAAGATTGGGAGCAAAAGAAAATTCGAAAATATATGGAGAAAGAGACTCAGAATAAAAATAAATGGAAGTAA
- a CDS encoding COX15/CtaA family protein: MKKGNKSVIIWLLSGCVLLFLMVVVGGITRLTNSGLSMTDWHLVTDTFPPLTEAKWNEAFEQYKKFPEYQKINIHNDFQLSDYKFIYFWEWFHRFIGRIIGLVFFVPFVYFLIRKKLDRPTIKKCIVLLAMGGFQGFLGWFMVRSGLIDNPDVSHFRLSLHLTFAFITFAYTLWVALDLIYPERNVYKVIPLRNIARFSLVALLIQIIYGGFVAGLNAGLIHNHWPLMSDGQFIHDSVFIEQSTLVKNLIEGKSGVQFVHRTFAYVVVALILFLYYKGTQFSLTRNQSNGIKVLVVFVFIQFLLGVFTLLYSVPLALGLIHQIMAFFLLSAMTYTLHRLSK, translated from the coding sequence ATGAAAAAAGGAAATAAATCAGTAATCATTTGGTTGCTATCAGGTTGTGTTTTATTGTTTTTAATGGTTGTGGTAGGCGGAATTACCCGCTTGACAAATTCAGGTTTGTCTATGACCGACTGGCATTTGGTAACGGATACTTTTCCTCCATTGACAGAAGCAAAATGGAATGAAGCTTTTGAGCAGTACAAGAAGTTCCCTGAATATCAAAAAATCAACATACACAACGATTTTCAGCTTTCAGATTATAAATTCATCTATTTCTGGGAATGGTTTCACCGTTTCATCGGCCGTATTATCGGACTGGTTTTCTTTGTTCCTTTTGTTTATTTTTTGATTCGAAAAAAACTGGATCGTCCAACTATAAAGAAATGTATTGTTCTTCTGGCAATGGGAGGTTTCCAGGGTTTTCTGGGATGGTTTATGGTACGCAGCGGGTTAATTGACAATCCGGATGTTAGCCATTTCCGACTTTCATTACACCTTACTTTTGCCTTTATTACTTTTGCTTACACTTTGTGGGTGGCCTTAGATTTAATTTATCCGGAACGCAATGTTTATAAAGTAATTCCACTTCGCAATATCGCAAGATTCTCTTTGGTAGCTTTACTTATTCAAATCATTTATGGTGGTTTTGTTGCCGGACTTAATGCAGGTTTAATACACAATCACTGGCCTTTGATGAGTGACGGGCAATTTATACACGACTCTGTATTTATCGAACAGTCTACTTTGGTTAAAAACTTAATTGAAGGAAAAAGCGGTGTTCAGTTTGTACATCGAACTTTTGCTTATGTCGTAGTGGCTCTTATCCTTTTCTTATATTACAAAGGTACTCAGTTTTCATTGACAAGAAATCAATCAAACGGAATCAAAGTTCTCGTAGTTTTTGTTTTTATTCAATTTTTACTGGGCGTATTTACGCTTTTATACAGTGTTCCTTTAGCACTCGGATTAATTCATCAAATTATGGCTTTTTTCCTTTTGAGTGCGATGACCTATACTTTGCACCGATTGAGTAAATAA
- a CDS encoding CCA tRNA nucleotidyltransferase encodes MAIQTNYKTALQPKIFDIISKASQELNVDSYVIGGFVRDLLLNRGSKKDIDVVAVGSGIELALKVSDLLPNKPKVQVFKTYGTAMLRFEDTDIEFVGARKESYSSDSRNPLVENGTLEDDQNRRDFTINALALSLSEKNFGDLSDPFNGLTDLENKIIKTPLDPDITYSDDPLRMLRAIRFATQLNFEIEENSLNAITKNADRIKIISGERIVDELNKILSTPKPSTGFLLLYKTGLLDLILPELTALNQVEEIEGHTHKNNFYHTLEVVDNICPNTDDVWLRWAALLHDIGKAPTKRFNKKQGWTFHGHEFLGGKMTKKIFERLHMPLNHKMKFVQKMVVMSSRPIVLADDVVTDSAVRRLVFDAGEDVENLMTLCEADITTKNPSKFKKYHKNFELVRRKIVEVEERDHVRNFQPPISGEEIMEIFDLKPSREIGILKEAVKEAILEGDIPNEYQAAYDFVIKRAEKLGLKKI; translated from the coding sequence GTGGCTATACAAACAAATTATAAAACTGCATTACAACCAAAAATCTTCGATATCATTTCGAAAGCATCTCAGGAACTCAACGTCGATAGTTACGTTATCGGAGGGTTTGTTCGGGATTTACTTTTAAACAGAGGCTCTAAGAAAGATATTGATGTTGTTGCTGTAGGTAGCGGCATCGAATTAGCACTTAAGGTTTCTGATTTACTTCCAAATAAACCAAAAGTTCAGGTTTTTAAAACTTACGGAACGGCAATGCTTCGTTTTGAAGATACCGATATTGAATTTGTTGGAGCCCGAAAAGAATCTTATAGCTCTGACAGTCGAAATCCGCTAGTTGAAAACGGAACGCTGGAAGACGATCAAAACCGTCGGGATTTTACCATTAATGCTTTGGCCTTATCCCTGAGCGAAAAAAACTTCGGAGATCTTTCTGATCCTTTTAATGGCTTAACCGATTTAGAAAATAAAATCATCAAAACGCCTTTGGATCCGGATATTACTTATTCTGATGATCCGCTGCGCATGCTGCGTGCGATTCGTTTTGCAACACAGTTGAATTTCGAAATCGAAGAAAATTCATTAAACGCCATCACAAAAAATGCCGATCGCATCAAAATTATCTCAGGTGAAAGAATCGTTGACGAGTTAAACAAAATTCTATCAACTCCTAAACCCTCAACCGGCTTTTTACTTTTGTACAAAACAGGACTTTTAGATCTAATTTTACCGGAGTTAACAGCATTGAATCAGGTCGAAGAAATTGAAGGTCATACTCATAAAAATAACTTTTACCACACGCTAGAAGTCGTTGATAATATTTGTCCAAATACAGACGATGTCTGGTTGCGTTGGGCGGCTTTATTACACGATATCGGAAAAGCACCAACAAAACGTTTCAATAAAAAACAAGGCTGGACTTTTCACGGACATGAGTTTTTAGGCGGGAAAATGACCAAAAAGATTTTCGAACGTCTGCACATGCCTTTGAATCACAAAATGAAATTTGTGCAAAAAATGGTTGTGATGAGTTCACGTCCAATTGTCCTGGCGGATGATGTGGTAACCGACAGTGCAGTGCGCCGTTTGGTTTTTGATGCCGGTGAAGATGTCGAAAATTTAATGACTTTGTGTGAGGCAGATATTACGACCAAAAATCCGTCAAAGTTTAAGAAATACCATAAAAACTTCGAGCTCGTTCGCAGAAAAATTGTTGAAGTCGAGGAACGCGATCATGTCCGTAACTTTCAACCGCCAATTTCCGGTGAAGAAATTATGGAAATCTTCGATCTGAAACCTTCACGAGAAATCGGGATTTTGAAAGAGGCTGTTAAAGAAGCGATCCTCGAAGGTGATATTCCGAATGAATATCAGGCTGCTTATGATTTTGTTATTAAAAGAGCTGAAAAATTAGGCTTAAAAAAAATATAG
- a CDS encoding LytR/AlgR family response regulator transcription factor, with protein MTTLIIEDEKPAARLLQRKLEKLDIAVETMLHSVEESIYWFANNEHPDLIFLDIQLSDGLSFEIFEKINIQSAIIFTTAYDEYALKAFKLNSIDYLLKPIDEDDLEVAVAKFKTRLPKTSSETSNLQLDFEQIRQMLSNPFEKNYKKRFTVKIGQHLKVITTDEIECFFSENKGTYIHTFDNRNYLIDSTLEILEQEIDKKDFFRVSRKFIVPLTAIKEIQVYTNSRLKVILPTYKEDEVIVSREKVQDFKNWLG; from the coding sequence ATGACCACATTAATTATAGAGGACGAAAAACCGGCAGCAAGATTGTTACAACGAAAACTCGAAAAGCTGGATATTGCTGTAGAGACCATGTTACACTCTGTCGAAGAATCAATTTATTGGTTTGCGAATAATGAGCATCCGGATTTAATATTTCTTGATATTCAGTTATCTGATGGTTTGTCGTTTGAAATTTTCGAAAAAATAAATATTCAAAGTGCGATCATTTTTACCACGGCCTATGACGAATATGCTTTGAAAGCATTCAAATTAAATAGCATCGATTATCTTTTAAAACCAATTGACGAAGATGATCTCGAAGTTGCTGTTGCAAAATTCAAAACCAGATTGCCGAAAACAAGCTCTGAAACTTCAAACCTGCAGCTTGATTTTGAACAAATTCGTCAAATGTTGTCAAACCCCTTTGAAAAGAATTATAAAAAACGATTTACAGTTAAAATCGGACAACATTTAAAAGTCATTACTACAGATGAAATCGAGTGTTTTTTTAGCGAAAACAAAGGAACCTACATTCATACTTTCGACAATAGAAATTATCTAATCGATTCGACTTTGGAAATTCTGGAACAGGAAATAGATAAAAAAGATTTCTTTCGCGTTAGCCGGAAATTTATCGTTCCGCTTACCGCTATTAAAGAAATTCAGGTGTATACCAATTCACGCCTGAAAGTAATTTTACCGACTTACAAAGAAGATGAGGTAATTGTGAGCCGCGAGAAAGTACAGGATTTTAAAAACTGGCTGGGGTAA
- a CDS encoding 2TM domain-containing protein, which translates to MEPDYTEAERLYRARKKVKEIREFYEHLTVFILVTIILITINLLTSPGYLWFVWCVLGWGIGLVLHGLSVFNIPPFFGKDWEEKKIKEILEKERLRKSENNYGN; encoded by the coding sequence ATGGAACCGGATTATACAGAAGCAGAACGTCTTTATCGGGCCCGAAAAAAAGTAAAAGAAATTAGAGAGTTTTACGAACATTTGACCGTTTTCATACTGGTAACCATCATTTTAATAACGATAAATCTCTTGACTTCGCCCGGTTACTTATGGTTTGTCTGGTGCGTACTGGGTTGGGGAATAGGTTTAGTGCTACACGGATTGTCAGTATTTAATATTCCGCCCTTTTTTGGAAAAGACTGGGAAGAAAAGAAAATCAAGGAAATTTTAGAAAAAGAAAGACTAAGAAAATCTGAAAATAATTATGGAAACTAA
- a CDS encoding 2TM domain-containing protein, with product METNFNKEQEDFEFQKMASKKVVKLKAFYTHMFLYIVGVILYVLKDYVGLPLNIFPVKYLNGLVMCIWTTAFLVSAIDIFASFKIFGEEWEERKMKSILEKKEKKQKWE from the coding sequence ATGGAAACTAATTTTAATAAAGAACAGGAAGATTTCGAATTTCAAAAGATGGCAAGTAAAAAAGTCGTGAAGTTAAAGGCTTTTTATACTCATATGTTTCTTTACATCGTTGGTGTTATACTTTATGTCTTAAAAGATTATGTCGGACTTCCTCTTAATATCTTTCCCGTAAAATATCTGAACGGATTGGTAATGTGTATTTGGACTACTGCTTTTCTGGTATCGGCAATAGATATATTCGCTTCTTTTAAAATTTTTGGGGAAGAATGGGAAGAGCGTAAGATGAAAAGTATTTTAGAGAAAAAAGAAAAAAAACAAAAATGGGAGTAA